Proteins encoded within one genomic window of Citricoccus muralis:
- a CDS encoding Wadjet anti-phage system protein JetD domain-containing protein, translating into MITVEAARDRARTKLGRSMPEWVAEPQMEPVLTIALKPPTERQVLLDQNVSVEWATGWRLLEQKDQVSGIHVEWESRSWSRVGQQRVPVRVHFRAPDDVAQFVGGEAAHRWRRMSDRAQKIRIALDIGTVLRPLLSQRGNRILALSDAAFTQVLGATMWLRDHPQNLMRPRQLPIRGVDSKWFTEHRVLVQSLLNAAGFSEAITVLDAETRIRFRILDPSLRPGGLGDVTAPASEVRGFTVSPSVVFVVENLETLLSLPDFPGAVAIHGSGYAVDLVSHITWVKQARVIYWGDLDSHGFAILSKLRSHLFDVTSVLMDEKTLLDHRDMWVGEPKPHRGRFSKLTLPEETTLARIRDEGDVRLEQERIPWEAALTQLMRSYDHAMEHSSVRDRPREGREA; encoded by the coding sequence GTGATCACGGTCGAGGCCGCGCGTGACCGCGCACGAACCAAACTCGGCAGGTCGATGCCGGAGTGGGTGGCGGAGCCGCAGATGGAGCCGGTGCTGACGATCGCGCTCAAACCGCCAACCGAGCGGCAGGTGCTGCTCGATCAAAATGTGTCGGTCGAATGGGCGACCGGGTGGCGCTTGCTGGAGCAGAAGGATCAGGTTAGCGGTATCCACGTCGAATGGGAATCTCGCTCGTGGTCTCGGGTGGGACAACAGCGAGTGCCGGTGCGCGTTCATTTTCGTGCTCCGGATGACGTTGCTCAGTTCGTAGGCGGCGAGGCGGCACATCGCTGGCGCCGGATGAGTGATCGGGCTCAGAAAATCCGCATTGCCTTAGATATTGGAACGGTACTGAGGCCTCTCCTAAGTCAGCGGGGCAATCGTATCTTGGCGCTAAGCGACGCTGCGTTCACGCAGGTGTTGGGCGCAACAATGTGGCTGCGCGACCACCCACAGAACTTGATGAGGCCGCGGCAGCTTCCCATTCGTGGAGTCGACTCGAAATGGTTCACGGAACACCGCGTTCTAGTGCAATCGTTGCTGAATGCCGCCGGATTCTCTGAAGCGATCACGGTTCTTGACGCCGAGACGAGGATCCGGTTCAGAATCCTCGATCCGAGCCTGAGACCGGGTGGTCTGGGAGACGTGACGGCACCGGCCTCGGAAGTCAGGGGATTCACGGTGAGCCCGAGCGTGGTCTTCGTAGTGGAGAACCTGGAGACATTGCTGTCGCTGCCGGATTTTCCGGGTGCGGTGGCGATCCATGGTTCGGGATACGCCGTCGACCTTGTTTCGCACATCACCTGGGTGAAACAAGCGCGTGTGATCTATTGGGGCGACTTGGATTCGCACGGTTTCGCGATCCTGTCGAAGTTGCGATCTCACTTGTTCGATGTCACGTCCGTCTTGATGGATGAGAAAACATTGCTGGATCACCGCGACATGTGGGTCGGTGAACCGAAGCCCCACCGAGGCAGATTTTCGAAGCTCACCCTCCCGGAGGAAACAACGTTGGCGCGAATTCGCGACGAAGGCGACGTGCGCCTGGAGCAAGAGCGCATTCCGTGGGAGGCCGCGCTCACCCAACTAATGCGCAGTTATGACCATGCAATGGAACACAGCTCGGTTCGTGACCGGCCTCGTGAAGGGCGGGAGGCCTGA
- a CDS encoding ATP-binding protein, translating to MTQALFPLDPVMIAEQSRARGAQRPDVGSQWRLAEIQLANWGTFDEQIYRIPVAYQGHLITGPSGSGKSSLLDGIAAVLTPDKWLRFNVAAQTAGSRTDQRSLVSYVRGAWTRTADAEHDRVVSKYLRPGATWSGILLRYENGTDKPLSLVRLFFLKGSSTSTSDLSDVCMLERSALDLNDLQNYARSGLETRKIKADHPDAIVTSNGSHARFYARMRSIFGMGSDAALQLLHKTQSAKSLDSLDRLFRDYMLESPRTFELADTAVQQFVDLKDAHDHVVQLRLQRDQLLQLKIAVEKYDEAEQDVQRTSLLSASLRPFQKRWERDLLTADTAARARELVELDAEDQRTRRAVDAAKDEHARAHRMTQDAGGSEVEHLQQRVDHAERLHRDVEYRWETLRGQLQQAGIEQAPTTAAEFAELQAQVAPSDDTAGLQQGPSHQDQERLSSARTRVRGIESEIAGLRRSGTSVPEYLLQIREQLVQATGISESALPFAAEIISVKETEAQWTGAIERVLRSFALTMLVRQEHLATVRTWVDANRIRGRLVYEQIATKPASPRPARSATSLVNKVTVVESGFGDWVRWALAERFDVACVMTPDELDHHDRAVTVQGQLKTSRTRYEKDDRRRIDDRSQWVLGDSEAKLEALIVELKEAQAELDEAEAIVDDAQRKVNQENWRQGLLSSVRQQSWSDLDRDAAAETVEQLRQQLLELSDSDGDLARALVAEKEAAAALKAAEDAQREAEYASRSAREQLDTLQAQLTQRNDAIRAGKVADVDPEVAERLEKRFRALQRSVRRESLPDLAQQVAETLQSEHGRAQSASSHAAQSVTRLAVEFKATWASVASELTAGVEDRGEYLRILDEIQAHGLPEHEERFKELLQQRSRDLIGELLNEILATPREVEDRVAPINASLQRSQFDQDRYLRLKVKTRRSETVNAFMANLRDIASGNWGDEDLETSEQKYRILAEVMRRFASSEHVDRVWKNQCLDTRLHVSFLAEEIDDNGRAHATYDSGAAMSGGQQQKLVIFCLAAALRYQLADPDEAISRYGTIILDEAFDKADTRYTRMALDIFVEFGFHMVLATPQKLLQTIEPYVGGATSIENPSRQKSLSSTIMWADRGDDDSSDENQERAE from the coding sequence ATGACCCAAGCACTCTTTCCACTGGATCCGGTGATGATCGCGGAGCAATCCCGGGCACGAGGTGCGCAACGACCCGACGTCGGAAGTCAGTGGCGACTTGCCGAAATACAGCTGGCCAACTGGGGCACCTTCGATGAGCAGATCTACCGGATCCCGGTGGCCTACCAGGGGCACCTGATCACCGGGCCGTCGGGATCCGGGAAGTCATCGCTGCTGGACGGGATCGCGGCCGTGCTCACCCCGGACAAATGGTTGCGCTTCAACGTGGCAGCCCAGACGGCCGGAAGCCGCACGGACCAGCGCAGCCTCGTCAGTTATGTACGCGGCGCCTGGACGCGCACCGCGGACGCCGAACACGACCGGGTAGTGAGCAAATATCTGCGCCCAGGTGCAACCTGGTCGGGCATCCTGCTGCGCTACGAAAACGGCACGGACAAGCCGCTGTCACTGGTGCGGCTGTTCTTCCTGAAAGGCTCCTCGACGTCGACGTCGGACCTCTCCGATGTGTGCATGCTGGAACGAAGCGCCCTGGACCTGAACGACCTGCAGAACTATGCGCGCAGCGGACTGGAAACGCGCAAAATCAAAGCGGATCATCCCGATGCGATCGTCACGTCCAACGGGAGCCACGCCCGGTTTTATGCGCGCATGCGCTCCATTTTCGGTATGGGCAGCGATGCCGCACTCCAGCTGCTGCACAAGACCCAGTCCGCGAAAAGCCTGGATTCCCTGGACCGACTGTTTCGCGACTACATGCTTGAATCCCCGCGCACATTCGAGCTCGCCGATACCGCGGTCCAGCAGTTCGTTGACCTCAAAGATGCCCATGACCACGTGGTGCAACTGCGCCTCCAGCGGGACCAGTTGCTGCAGCTGAAAATTGCGGTAGAAAAATACGATGAGGCCGAGCAGGATGTTCAGCGCACCTCACTGCTCAGCGCCAGTCTGCGGCCGTTCCAGAAGCGTTGGGAGCGCGATTTACTGACGGCGGATACCGCAGCTCGTGCGCGCGAACTGGTGGAGCTCGACGCCGAGGACCAACGCACTCGCCGCGCGGTGGACGCGGCTAAGGATGAACACGCTCGCGCTCACCGCATGACACAGGATGCGGGCGGCTCCGAAGTGGAACATCTGCAACAGCGGGTGGATCATGCCGAACGTCTGCACCGCGACGTGGAGTATCGCTGGGAGACTCTGCGCGGACAGCTGCAACAAGCGGGCATCGAGCAGGCGCCGACCACTGCGGCGGAATTTGCCGAACTTCAGGCACAGGTCGCACCGTCGGATGACACCGCAGGGCTCCAACAGGGCCCGAGCCACCAGGACCAGGAGCGACTTTCATCGGCGCGGACCCGGGTGCGGGGCATCGAGTCTGAAATTGCGGGGCTGCGGCGGTCCGGAACCTCCGTGCCGGAGTACCTGCTGCAGATTCGCGAGCAGTTGGTGCAGGCCACCGGGATCAGCGAGAGCGCATTGCCCTTCGCCGCCGAGATCATCTCCGTGAAAGAAACGGAGGCGCAGTGGACCGGGGCGATTGAACGGGTTCTGCGCAGTTTCGCCCTGACCATGCTCGTGCGTCAGGAACACCTGGCGACGGTGCGGACCTGGGTGGACGCCAACCGGATCCGGGGGCGGCTGGTCTACGAGCAGATTGCTACCAAGCCGGCTTCACCCCGACCGGCGCGCAGCGCGACCTCCCTGGTGAACAAGGTGACGGTGGTGGAATCCGGGTTCGGCGACTGGGTGCGGTGGGCCCTGGCCGAACGCTTCGATGTCGCCTGCGTGATGACCCCGGATGAGCTGGACCATCACGACCGTGCCGTCACCGTCCAGGGCCAGTTGAAAACGTCGCGCACCCGGTACGAAAAAGATGACCGTCGTCGTATCGACGACCGCAGTCAATGGGTTCTCGGCGATTCCGAGGCCAAACTGGAAGCACTCATCGTGGAGCTGAAGGAGGCGCAAGCCGAACTGGACGAGGCCGAGGCCATCGTCGACGATGCCCAGCGGAAAGTGAACCAGGAGAACTGGCGGCAGGGGCTGCTCTCGAGCGTGCGTCAGCAATCGTGGTCGGACCTGGACCGAGATGCCGCCGCGGAAACCGTGGAGCAACTGCGCCAGCAGTTGCTGGAGCTCAGTGACTCCGACGGTGACCTGGCACGGGCCCTGGTGGCCGAGAAGGAAGCGGCAGCCGCGCTGAAAGCCGCGGAAGACGCCCAACGCGAGGCGGAATACGCGTCGCGCAGCGCGCGCGAACAGCTCGACACGTTGCAGGCCCAGCTTACCCAACGAAACGACGCTATTCGTGCCGGCAAGGTGGCTGACGTGGATCCGGAGGTGGCAGAACGGCTGGAGAAACGTTTTCGGGCCCTGCAGCGCAGTGTTCGCCGGGAATCGTTGCCCGACCTGGCCCAGCAGGTCGCCGAGACCTTGCAGTCCGAGCACGGCCGGGCCCAATCTGCCTCCAGCCACGCGGCGCAATCGGTGACACGACTGGCCGTCGAGTTCAAGGCCACCTGGGCCTCCGTGGCCTCCGAACTCACTGCCGGTGTCGAGGACCGCGGCGAATATCTGCGCATCCTGGATGAGATCCAAGCGCATGGCCTTCCTGAGCACGAAGAGCGGTTCAAGGAACTCTTGCAGCAGCGCTCCCGAGATCTCATCGGCGAGCTGCTGAACGAAATCCTGGCCACGCCTCGAGAAGTGGAAGACCGTGTCGCCCCGATCAATGCCTCACTGCAGCGCTCGCAGTTCGACCAGGATCGATACTTGCGTCTCAAGGTCAAGACGCGGCGCAGCGAAACGGTCAACGCATTCATGGCGAATCTGCGAGACATCGCCAGCGGAAACTGGGGTGATGAGGACCTGGAGACCTCGGAGCAGAAGTACCGGATTCTGGCCGAGGTGATGCGACGGTTCGCCTCCTCCGAACACGTTGACCGCGTGTGGAAGAACCAGTGTCTGGACACCCGACTGCACGTGAGCTTCCTGGCCGAGGAAATCGACGACAACGGCCGCGCGCACGCCACTTATGATTCGGGCGCCGCCATGTCGGGAGGTCAGCAACAGAAACTGGTGATCTTCTGCCTAGCCGCCGCACTGAGGTACCAGCTGGCCGACCCGGATGAGGCGATCTCCCGCTACGGGACCATCATTTTGGATGAGGCCTTCGACAAGGCCGACACCCGCTACACCCGGATGGCGCTGGACATCTTCGTCGAGTTCGGTTTCCACATGGTGCTGGCCACTCCGCAGAAGCTGTTGCAAACGATCGAACCCTATGTGGGTGGGGCGACGTCGATTGAGAACCCTAGCCGCCAAAAGTCCTTGTCGTCCACGATCATGTGGGCGGACCGCGGCGACGATGACTCTTCGGACGAAAATCAGGAGCGTGCGGAGTGA
- a CDS encoding DUF4194 domain-containing protein, which produces MNQGVHLWHGDTGSLGLGTRRVLLELLKGPYVSGTQSPQLWAALIADEDLVRSRLHELFLDLVLDPVDEFAFTRKVVTHEIEVPVAVRSERLTFLDTAMLLVLRQMLLAAPGEQRVIVGQEDVYERLSIYRTGDELSFERNLNGSWNRMTNKLRVIHKSGEGRYEISRMVRFLIDEDRVKELIEVYERLGSDVDHVTNDEDPQNRVDDA; this is translated from the coding sequence GTGAACCAGGGGGTGCATCTCTGGCACGGCGATACCGGTTCCTTGGGTTTGGGCACGCGGCGTGTCCTGCTCGAGCTCTTGAAAGGCCCGTACGTTTCTGGCACGCAGAGTCCGCAGCTCTGGGCTGCGCTGATCGCGGATGAGGACTTGGTCCGGTCGCGTCTGCACGAGCTGTTCCTGGATCTGGTGCTGGACCCGGTCGATGAATTCGCGTTTACCCGCAAGGTGGTCACGCATGAGATTGAGGTTCCGGTCGCGGTGCGCAGCGAACGGCTGACCTTCCTCGACACGGCCATGCTGTTGGTTCTGCGCCAGATGCTGCTCGCGGCTCCGGGGGAACAACGGGTGATCGTGGGGCAAGAGGACGTGTACGAGCGATTGAGTATCTACCGTACCGGTGATGAGCTGTCCTTTGAGCGCAATTTGAATGGCTCATGGAACAGGATGACCAACAAATTACGCGTGATACACAAATCGGGCGAAGGCCGGTACGAGATTTCTCGCATGGTGCGATTTTTGATCGACGAAGACCGGGTCAAGGAGTTGATTGAGGTCTACGAACGCTTAGGCTCAGACGTCGATCACGTCACCAACGACGAAGATCCGCAGAACAGGGTAGATGACGCATGA
- a CDS encoding DUF3375 domain-containing protein: MSALSLALAYRRLTESNTALKMLRADLLPVMAAVLQTHLGTPGTRVNTEDLHESIDAELEELRDHFDLSDRTARAYCDDWRRAEVIVRRPASGSRGETYELSAAGFDALRMLEQLRTPPRTATESRLVSLAQSVHQLAIDTDPHSARRLESLRAERDRIDAEIARVRRGDPRSLLLDRRRSHERVDDILSQAQGLPADFARVRSRFEELNHELRLSILEAKDSQSQVLDDVFRGVDLIESSDEGRTFSAFSAMVRDPEQSAAFDEDIAAILDRDFSSSLSTQSRRALRSLMRQMKDGSREVQDILTEFARGLRRYVHSHEFQRDRALNGLLKDALAQAAPVSQVLKPYADVGIGLELSSVRLHSVGEILLHDPQEFDAGQELAESEETAVDFDQLVAIARESEIDFAELVDNVNELLKSPGVDSLTVGDVLDVYPATQGLASVVGLMSLAKTHGTMDEDHERVTWTGVDDMIRTAVVRSHRFTENITL, translated from the coding sequence ATGTCTGCGCTGAGTCTGGCTCTGGCCTATCGACGCCTGACCGAATCCAACACTGCACTCAAAATGCTACGGGCCGACCTGTTGCCCGTGATGGCCGCCGTGTTGCAGACTCACCTTGGTACGCCCGGGACGCGTGTGAACACCGAAGACCTGCATGAAAGTATCGACGCCGAACTAGAAGAATTGCGTGACCATTTCGACCTCTCGGACCGGACCGCCAGGGCTTATTGTGATGACTGGCGACGGGCGGAGGTTATCGTGCGTCGTCCCGCCTCGGGCTCGCGCGGGGAAACCTATGAACTCTCGGCCGCGGGCTTTGATGCGCTGCGGATGCTCGAGCAGCTGAGGACACCGCCCCGCACGGCCACGGAATCCCGTCTGGTCAGCCTGGCCCAGTCGGTGCATCAGCTGGCCATCGACACCGACCCGCACAGCGCGCGGCGCCTGGAATCCCTGCGTGCCGAACGAGATCGGATCGACGCCGAGATCGCCCGGGTGCGACGGGGCGATCCCCGGTCCCTGCTGCTGGATCGCCGTCGTTCCCATGAGCGGGTGGACGATATCTTGAGCCAGGCACAGGGACTGCCCGCGGATTTCGCCCGCGTGCGATCCCGGTTCGAGGAGCTCAACCACGAACTGCGACTGTCGATTCTGGAAGCCAAAGACAGCCAGTCTCAAGTACTGGACGATGTCTTCCGCGGCGTTGACCTGATCGAGTCCTCGGATGAAGGCCGGACCTTCTCAGCGTTCTCAGCCATGGTGCGAGATCCGGAACAATCAGCCGCATTCGACGAGGACATCGCCGCGATCCTGGACCGTGATTTCTCGTCGAGCCTGAGTACGCAGAGCCGACGCGCGCTGCGTTCACTGATGCGGCAGATGAAGGACGGATCTCGAGAAGTTCAAGACATCCTCACCGAGTTCGCGCGCGGCCTGCGCCGGTATGTTCATTCGCACGAGTTTCAGCGGGACCGGGCGCTGAACGGGCTGCTCAAGGATGCGCTGGCCCAGGCGGCCCCGGTGTCCCAGGTGCTCAAACCCTATGCCGACGTCGGCATAGGATTGGAACTCTCCAGCGTGCGGCTGCATTCCGTGGGGGAGATTCTGCTGCATGACCCGCAAGAATTCGACGCCGGACAAGAGCTCGCCGAATCGGAGGAGACCGCCGTCGACTTCGACCAGCTGGTGGCGATCGCACGCGAGTCCGAGATCGACTTCGCCGAACTGGTCGATAACGTCAACGAGTTACTGAAGAGCCCGGGAGTCGATTCCCTGACGGTGGGCGACGTGCTGGACGTCTACCCGGCCACGCAGGGTCTGGCCAGCGTGGTGGGGTTGATGTCCTTGGCGAAAACGCATGGGACCATGGACGAGGACCACGAGCGCGTCACCTGGACCGGTGTGGATGACATGATTCGCACGGCAGTGGTTCGTAGCCACCGATTCACGGAGAACATCACCCTATGA
- a CDS encoding metal-sensitive transcriptional regulator: MSTTEPAPPHGYTPAKDAYLKRLRRIEGQVRGISRMVEEDQYCIDVLTQVSAATKALHAVSLGLLEDHLGHCVTEAAQQSAASGDDTLIAEKIAEATAAIGRLVR, from the coding sequence GTGAGCACCACCGAACCCGCCCCACCGCACGGCTACACTCCCGCCAAGGACGCCTACCTGAAGCGCCTGCGCCGCATCGAGGGTCAAGTCCGCGGCATCTCCCGCATGGTCGAGGAGGACCAGTACTGCATCGACGTCCTCACCCAGGTCTCCGCGGCCACGAAAGCGCTGCACGCCGTGAGCCTCGGCCTGCTCGAAGACCACCTGGGTCATTGCGTCACCGAAGCCGCACAGCAGTCCGCCGCCAGCGGTGACGACACCCTTATCGCCGAAAAAATCGCCGAGGCCACCGCCGCCATCGGCCGCCTCGTCCGCTAA
- a CDS encoding heavy-metal-associated domain-containing protein: MSTNTTISMTGLTCGHCQQAVTRELSALNGVTDVAVDLVPHGVSTATVTSASPLSQEQLRDAVAEAGYTLA, translated from the coding sequence ATGAGCACCAACACCACCATCTCCATGACCGGCCTGACCTGCGGTCACTGCCAGCAGGCCGTCACCCGTGAGCTCTCCGCCCTGAACGGCGTCACCGACGTCGCGGTAGACCTGGTCCCTCATGGGGTCTCCACCGCCACCGTCACCTCGGCATCCCCGCTGAGCCAGGAACAGCTGCGGGACGCCGTCGCCGAAGCCGGCTATACCCTCGCCTGA
- a CDS encoding heavy metal translocating P-type ATPase: MNTSTPTPDTSRQLTLDITGMSCASCVARVERKLTGLPGVEATVNLPLNRASVTAPSDIDDNALIAAVGRAGYEARVAPDPHARHQHGEHHHQHGEHHHEHGDHSEHGEHDPHDHMNHGPSASTLQPRLIVAAALTLPLFIISMFPGAQFPHWAWVALVLATPVTFWAAWPFHRAAAKAARHLSSTMDTLVSIGVTAAWLFSTVELILDPAMTAHAGAHADAAWWDMSAMAHHQLYYETAAVVTTFLLLGRWLEDRAKTRAGAALDSLLSLGAQTATVLRDGVETTIPASELQVGDEFIVRPGEKIATDGTVVSGRSHVDASLVTGESLPVDVAVHDDVIGATINTSGRLVVRATRTGADTTLAQMGQLVSDAQSAKAPIARLADRISAVFVPIVLVIAIITVVAWLAFSGDIHAAFRAGVAVLVIACPCALGLATPVGLLAGTGRASQLGILIRGPEVLEDTRSVDTIVLDKTGTVTEGVMAVSAVQSLPDSPVDDDALLVLAGAVESYSEHPIARAIADAARERTTDTALPEVSDFVSTAGGGVIGTATLNGTEYRVAAGRSTFITEQLTAGDLTQAQHQALADAEAQGATAVWVSINGTLAGIISLQDTIKPTSATAIAEFRELGLRPILLTGDNASVARQVAAEVGIHPDDVFAGVRPEDKVAKVRELQESGRVVAMVGDGVNDAPALAQADLGIAMGSGTDVARDAAEITVMGSSLTQVAQSVRLSRKTLGVIKTNLFWAFLYNTAGIPVAALGFLNPMLAGIAMAASSVLVVANSLRLTRFGRG, translated from the coding sequence ATGAACACCTCGACTCCGACTCCTGACACCAGCCGCCAGCTCACCCTCGACATCACCGGCATGTCCTGCGCTTCGTGCGTCGCCCGCGTCGAGCGCAAGCTCACCGGCCTGCCCGGGGTCGAAGCCACCGTGAACCTGCCCTTGAACCGGGCCTCGGTCACCGCCCCGTCAGACATCGACGACAACGCCCTGATTGCGGCGGTCGGCCGTGCCGGCTACGAAGCGCGCGTCGCCCCCGACCCCCACGCCCGCCACCAGCACGGCGAGCATCACCACCAGCACGGCGAGCATCACCACGAGCACGGTGACCACAGCGAGCACGGTGAGCACGACCCGCACGACCATATGAACCACGGCCCCTCAGCGTCCACGCTGCAACCGCGGCTCATCGTCGCCGCCGCGCTGACCCTCCCACTGTTCATCATCTCGATGTTCCCTGGCGCCCAGTTCCCGCACTGGGCCTGGGTCGCATTGGTCCTGGCCACCCCCGTGACCTTCTGGGCGGCCTGGCCGTTCCACCGCGCCGCCGCCAAAGCAGCCCGCCACCTCTCCTCCACCATGGACACCCTCGTCTCCATCGGCGTCACCGCGGCCTGGCTGTTCTCCACCGTCGAGCTCATCCTCGATCCAGCCATGACCGCCCACGCCGGTGCCCACGCTGACGCCGCCTGGTGGGACATGTCCGCCATGGCGCACCACCAGCTCTACTACGAGACCGCGGCCGTGGTGACCACCTTCCTACTGCTCGGCCGCTGGCTCGAAGACCGCGCCAAAACCCGCGCCGGCGCCGCACTGGACTCCCTACTCAGCCTCGGCGCCCAGACCGCCACGGTGCTGCGCGACGGCGTCGAAACCACCATCCCCGCCTCGGAGCTTCAGGTCGGCGACGAGTTCATCGTCCGCCCTGGCGAAAAAATCGCCACCGACGGCACCGTCGTCTCCGGCCGCTCCCACGTGGACGCTTCCCTGGTCACCGGCGAGTCCCTGCCCGTCGACGTCGCCGTCCACGACGACGTCATCGGTGCCACCATCAACACCTCCGGCCGCCTCGTCGTTCGCGCCACCCGCACCGGCGCCGACACCACCCTGGCGCAAATGGGCCAACTCGTCTCCGATGCCCAGTCCGCCAAGGCCCCCATTGCCCGGCTCGCCGACCGCATCTCCGCGGTTTTCGTGCCCATCGTCCTCGTCATCGCGATCATCACCGTGGTCGCCTGGCTCGCCTTCTCCGGCGACATCCACGCCGCCTTCCGCGCCGGAGTGGCCGTGCTCGTCATCGCCTGCCCGTGCGCCCTTGGCCTCGCCACCCCGGTCGGCCTGCTCGCCGGCACCGGTCGGGCCTCCCAACTCGGCATCCTCATCCGCGGCCCCGAAGTCCTCGAAGACACCCGTTCCGTAGACACCATCGTGCTCGACAAAACCGGCACCGTCACCGAGGGCGTCATGGCGGTCTCCGCAGTGCAGTCCCTGCCCGATTCGCCCGTCGACGACGACGCCCTCCTGGTGCTGGCCGGCGCCGTGGAGTCCTACTCCGAGCACCCGATCGCCCGCGCCATCGCCGACGCCGCACGCGAGCGCACCACCGATACCGCCCTGCCCGAGGTCAGTGATTTCGTCTCCACCGCCGGCGGGGGCGTCATCGGCACCGCCACCCTCAACGGCACCGAGTACCGGGTCGCCGCGGGCCGGTCCACCTTTATCACCGAGCAGCTCACCGCCGGCGACCTCACCCAGGCCCAGCACCAAGCCCTCGCCGACGCCGAGGCTCAGGGCGCCACCGCCGTCTGGGTGAGCATCAATGGCACCCTCGCCGGGATCATCTCCCTGCAGGACACCATCAAGCCCACCTCGGCCACCGCCATCGCCGAATTCCGCGAACTCGGGCTCCGTCCCATCCTGCTCACCGGCGACAACGCTTCCGTCGCCCGCCAAGTCGCCGCCGAGGTGGGCATTCACCCCGACGACGTGTTCGCCGGAGTCCGCCCCGAAGACAAGGTAGCCAAGGTCCGCGAGCTCCAAGAATCCGGGCGCGTGGTGGCCATGGTCGGTGACGGCGTGAACGACGCCCCGGCGCTGGCCCAGGCCGATCTCGGCATCGCCATGGGCTCCGGCACCGATGTGGCCCGCGACGCCGCCGAGATCACCGTGATGGGTTCCTCGCTCACCCAGGTCGCCCAGTCGGTGCGGCTCTCGCGGAAGACCCTCGGGGTGATCAAAACGAACCTGTTCTGGGCGTTCCTCTACAACACCGCCGGCATCCCCGTCGCCGCCCTGGGCTTCCTCAATCCCATGCTGGCCGGCATCGCGATGGCTGCGAGTTCGGTGCTGGTCGTCGCCAACTCCCTGCGGCTCACTCGCTTCGGCCGGGGCTGA
- a CDS encoding alpha-hydroxy acid oxidase, whose amino-acid sequence MIRRQIPQPKELLELMQFKKPSLDFTGNRLQKAQSIADLRRIAKRRTPAAAFDYTDGSADREISLTRARQAFEDIEFHPSILNDVSQLDTTTTVLGKESALPFGIAPTGFTRLMQTEGELAGSTAAADAGIPFTLSTLGTTSIEDVRAAAPHGRNWFQLYVMRDRSISYGLVERARDAGYDTLFFTVDTPIAGNRMRDARNGFSIPPQLTFKTVLNAVPRPWWWIDFLTTPTLEFASLQSTGGTVGQLLNNAMDPSINFGDLKEIRALWPGKIVIKGVQNVEDAKTLTEMGVDGILLSNHGGRQLDQAPVPFHLLPDVVREVGQDTEVMVDTGIMHGSDIVAAMALGAKFTFIGRAYLYGLMAGGRRGVDRTIEILRGEIERTMKLLQVGSVEELEPRHVTQLRSLTAVERRIGETSAH is encoded by the coding sequence ATGATTCGTCGTCAGATTCCGCAGCCCAAGGAGCTTCTCGAGCTCATGCAGTTCAAGAAGCCGAGCCTGGACTTTACCGGCAACCGCCTGCAGAAGGCACAGTCCATCGCCGACCTGCGCCGCATCGCCAAGCGCCGCACGCCGGCTGCCGCCTTCGATTACACCGATGGCTCCGCCGACCGGGAAATCTCGCTGACCCGCGCCCGCCAGGCCTTCGAAGACATCGAATTCCACCCGAGCATCCTCAACGACGTCTCCCAGCTCGACACCACCACCACGGTGCTCGGCAAGGAGTCAGCCCTGCCTTTCGGCATCGCCCCCACCGGCTTCACCCGCCTCATGCAGACCGAGGGCGAGCTCGCTGGCTCCACCGCCGCCGCTGATGCCGGTATCCCCTTCACCCTCTCGACCCTGGGTACCACCTCTATCGAGGATGTGAGAGCCGCTGCACCCCACGGCCGCAACTGGTTCCAGCTGTACGTGATGCGGGATCGCTCGATTTCGTACGGTCTGGTGGAGCGCGCCCGCGACGCCGGTTACGACACCCTGTTCTTCACCGTGGACACCCCGATTGCCGGCAACCGCATGCGCGATGCCCGCAACGGCTTCTCCATTCCGCCACAGCTCACCTTCAAGACGGTGCTCAACGCCGTGCCGCGCCCGTGGTGGTGGATCGATTTCCTGACGACGCCGACGCTGGAGTTCGCCTCCCTGCAGTCCACCGGCGGCACCGTCGGCCAACTGCTCAACAACGCGATGGACCCGTCGATCAATTTCGGCGATCTCAAGGAGATCCGCGCCCTGTGGCCCGGCAAGATCGTGATCAAGGGCGTGCAGAACGTCGAAGATGCGAAGACCCTGACCGAGATGGGCGTGGACGGCATCCTGCTCTCCAACCACGGCGGACGTCAGCTGGACCAGGCCCCGGTGCCGTTCCATCTGCTGCCTGACGTGGTGCGCGAAGTCGGACAGGACACCGAGGTGATGGTCGACACCGGAATCATGCACGGCTCCGACATCGTGGCGGCCATGGCGCTCGGTGCAAAGTTCACCTTCATCGGCCGCGCCTACCTGTACGGCCTGATGGCCGGCGGCCGGCGCGGCGTGGACCGCACCATCGAGATCCTGCGCGGTGAGATCGAGCGCACCATGAAGCTGTTGCAGGTCGGCTCCGTCGAGGAGCTCGAGCCGCGCCACGTCACCCAGCTACGGTCACTCACCGCGGTCGAACGCCGCATCGGAGAAACCTCCGCGCACTGA